A section of the Prochlorococcus sp. MIT 1341 genome encodes:
- the lpdA gene encoding dihydrolipoyl dehydrogenase: MSEATFDFDLIVIGAGYGGFDAAKHAAEHGLNVAIVESREMGGTCVNRGCVPSKALLAASGRVRELADSDHLLQFGIHAAPVRFERQKIADHANKLVETIRTNLTKTLERAGVTILRGTGRLEGLRRVGLREASGVDKVLSAKDIIIATGSDPFVPPGIEIDGRTVFTSDEAINLEWLPRWIAIIGSGYIGLEFADVYTALGCEVTLIEALDRIMPTFDPDLTKIAKRHLIDGRDIDARAGVLASKVSPGCPVNVELSDMKTRKFVEKLEVDAVLVATGRVPTTNQLNLESVGVETSRGFIPIDDQMRVVIEKNSVPNLWAVGDVTGKLMLAHTAAAQGTIAVENILGNASKIDYRSIPAATFTHPEISAVGLTEEEAKKLASDESFELGIVRSYFKANSKALAELDSDGLMKLLFRKDTGEVLGAHIYGLHAADLIQEVSNAVARRQSVVQLSSEVHTHPTLSEVVEVAYKQAAKKICLS; the protein is encoded by the coding sequence GTGAGCGAAGCTACTTTCGACTTTGACTTGATTGTGATAGGGGCAGGTTATGGCGGCTTTGATGCGGCTAAGCATGCAGCTGAACACGGCCTAAATGTTGCGATAGTCGAATCGCGCGAGATGGGAGGAACTTGCGTTAATCGCGGTTGTGTTCCCTCAAAGGCTTTATTAGCAGCCAGCGGGAGGGTAAGGGAGCTGGCTGATTCGGATCATTTGTTGCAGTTCGGAATACATGCTGCTCCTGTTCGATTTGAGAGGCAGAAGATTGCTGATCATGCCAACAAATTGGTTGAGACTATTCGAACAAACTTGACGAAGACTCTTGAAAGAGCTGGTGTGACGATTCTTCGAGGGACCGGACGCCTGGAAGGGCTCCGCAGAGTTGGTCTAAGAGAAGCAAGCGGGGTGGATAAAGTTTTAAGTGCCAAGGACATAATTATTGCAACAGGTTCTGATCCTTTTGTCCCCCCAGGAATTGAAATAGACGGACGTACTGTGTTTACTAGTGATGAGGCTATAAACCTTGAGTGGCTTCCTAGGTGGATAGCAATTATTGGAAGTGGATATATTGGGCTTGAGTTTGCTGATGTTTATACAGCATTGGGGTGTGAAGTAACACTCATCGAGGCTCTTGATCGAATCATGCCTACTTTTGATCCTGATCTCACAAAGATTGCAAAACGTCATTTAATTGACGGCCGTGATATTGATGCACGTGCAGGAGTTTTAGCAAGTAAGGTTTCGCCCGGATGCCCAGTTAATGTTGAGCTTTCAGATATGAAAACGCGTAAGTTTGTTGAGAAATTAGAAGTAGATGCTGTTCTTGTAGCTACAGGGAGGGTGCCTACTACTAATCAACTTAATTTGGAGTCGGTTGGAGTTGAAACAAGCCGAGGCTTTATTCCCATTGATGATCAAATGCGGGTTGTGATTGAGAAGAATTCTGTACCTAACTTGTGGGCTGTTGGTGATGTGACTGGAAAGCTTATGTTGGCACATACTGCAGCAGCCCAAGGTACAATCGCCGTTGAAAATATTCTTGGCAATGCATCTAAAATTGATTATAGAAGTATTCCTGCAGCAACCTTTACTCACCCAGAGATTAGTGCAGTCGGCCTTACCGAGGAAGAGGCAAAAAAACTAGCCTCTGATGAAAGTTTTGAGTTAGGTATTGTTAGAAGTTATTTTAAGGCTAATTCTAAAGCTCTGGCAGAGCTTGATAGTGATGGACTGATGAAGTTGCTATTTCGTAAGGATACTGGAGAAGTTTTAGGAGCACATATTTATGGTTTGCATGCGGCAGACTTAATACAAGAAGTTTCCAATGCAGTTGCTAGGCGACAGAGTGTAGTTCAATTGTCTTCTGAAGTTCATACACACCCTACACTTAGTGAGGTGGTAGAGGTTGCATATAAGCAGGCTGCAAAGAAAATTTGTTTATCCTAG
- a CDS encoding RNA methyltransferase, with translation MISSRRNPLVRRLRALSSREGRQEYAMLLLEGTHFLVEVLRTPSIPHEVVFTRKWINNHPDVFKKIPQETQLREVTEAVLQAALSTNNPDGVASLFPIDALPKATSKVDFVLALDRLQDPGNMGTLFRTALAAEVDVLWLALGADPLSQKTLRSSAGAVLKLPYERIGASEELALKDFKDRLDNAVSEGFQVVASLAPTIQEISIPYWELDWLKPTVLVLGNEGKGIHPSIKACCTHFITLPHSENVDSLNVASAAVPMLLERQRAKMRSEIQKQR, from the coding sequence TTGATATCAAGTCGTCGGAATCCTCTGGTTAGACGACTAAGGGCTCTTTCCTCCAGGGAAGGTCGTCAGGAGTATGCAATGTTGCTTTTGGAAGGCACACATTTTTTAGTTGAAGTATTGAGGACTCCCTCCATTCCACATGAAGTTGTTTTTACTAGGAAGTGGATCAATAATCATCCTGATGTATTTAAGAAAATCCCTCAAGAAACTCAACTAAGAGAGGTCACTGAAGCCGTCCTTCAAGCTGCTTTATCAACTAATAACCCTGATGGAGTTGCTTCACTTTTCCCCATCGATGCTTTACCTAAAGCCACTTCAAAGGTTGATTTTGTCTTGGCTCTAGATCGATTACAAGACCCAGGGAATATGGGAACTCTTTTTCGAACAGCTTTAGCTGCAGAAGTCGATGTTTTGTGGTTGGCTTTAGGTGCTGATCCACTCAGTCAAAAAACACTTCGATCATCTGCTGGAGCTGTACTTAAACTTCCTTATGAACGAATAGGGGCGTCTGAGGAGTTGGCTCTTAAGGATTTTAAAGATCGATTAGACAACGCTGTAAGTGAAGGTTTCCAGGTGGTTGCAAGTCTTGCTCCGACAATTCAGGAGATATCTATTCCTTATTGGGAACTTGATTGGCTAAAGCCAACAGTATTGGTTTTAGGTAACGAAGGTAAGGGCATTCATCCTAGTATTAAGGCTTGTTGCACCCACTTCATAACCTTGCCCCACAGTGAAAATGTGGACTCTTTGAATGTGGCATCAGCTGCTGTTCCCATGCTGTTGGAGCGACAAAGAGCCAAAATGAGATCTGAAATACAGAAACAGCGGTGA
- the murA gene encoding UDP-N-acetylglucosamine 1-carboxyvinyltransferase yields MPVVGQISREIQKPHLEILGGSKLAGEVKIGGAKNSALVLMTASLLTEEKITLNNIPNLTDVRGMQEILLAMGVNCEQKSDLLELHAKQILNSAPPYELVNGLRASFFCIGPLLGRLGQAKIPLPGGCRIGARPVSEHIKGLKALGAIVSVEHGVVKASVPGIDKRLKGASIVLDCPSVGATETILMAAVLAQGTTTIENAAQEPEVQDLAEMLNTMGARISGVGGTTITITGVKQLHGCTYTAIPDRIEAGTFLIAAAITRSTLRISSVIPGHLKAIIQKLRDCGCKIKTYETSITIAADEINSVDITTQPYPGFPTDLQAPFMALLTTAKGTSVVTEKIYENRMQHVPELQRMGASIRLQTNTAVIEGIPQLSAAPVSGGDLRSTAAIVLASMAAKGTSTVNGLNHLDRGYSGLEKKLNSVGGHIQRKD; encoded by the coding sequence ATGCCAGTTGTAGGCCAAATCTCAAGAGAGATTCAAAAGCCACACCTGGAAATATTGGGGGGTTCTAAACTCGCAGGTGAAGTCAAGATCGGAGGTGCAAAGAACTCTGCTCTTGTACTTATGACCGCCTCTCTGCTTACTGAGGAGAAAATAACGTTAAACAACATTCCCAACCTTACCGATGTGAGAGGTATGCAAGAGATCCTTCTTGCAATGGGAGTTAACTGCGAGCAAAAGTCAGATTTACTTGAATTGCACGCAAAACAGATCCTTAATTCAGCCCCTCCCTATGAGCTTGTCAACGGATTAAGAGCAAGCTTTTTTTGCATTGGCCCATTACTAGGACGGTTAGGGCAAGCAAAAATTCCTCTTCCAGGCGGATGTCGAATTGGAGCACGGCCAGTTTCTGAGCACATAAAAGGCCTAAAAGCTCTTGGTGCAATAGTCAGTGTTGAACACGGAGTTGTCAAAGCATCAGTTCCTGGTATTGACAAACGCCTAAAAGGTGCATCCATAGTTTTGGATTGCCCTAGCGTTGGTGCAACCGAGACGATTCTCATGGCTGCTGTTCTAGCCCAAGGAACAACAACAATTGAGAATGCAGCACAAGAACCTGAGGTTCAAGATTTAGCCGAAATGCTCAATACTATGGGAGCTCGCATCTCTGGAGTAGGCGGAACTACAATCACAATCACTGGTGTAAAGCAATTGCATGGTTGTACTTACACTGCGATTCCTGATCGTATAGAAGCAGGGACTTTTCTAATAGCTGCAGCAATTACTCGCTCAACTCTTCGAATATCTTCAGTAATTCCTGGACACCTAAAAGCAATCATCCAAAAGCTAAGAGATTGTGGATGCAAAATAAAGACTTATGAAACAAGCATCACAATTGCTGCCGATGAAATCAACTCTGTAGACATCACTACTCAACCTTATCCAGGATTCCCTACTGACTTGCAAGCCCCATTTATGGCTCTACTAACAACTGCTAAAGGGACAAGTGTTGTGACTGAAAAAATCTACGAAAACCGAATGCAACACGTTCCTGAGCTACAAAGAATGGGTGCATCAATACGCCTACAAACAAATACCGCAGTAATTGAGGGCATTCCTCAATTGAGCGCCGCCCCTGTTAGCGGAGGAGATCTGCGCTCCACCGCAGCAATAGTTTTAGCAAGCATGGCAGCTAAAGGAACAAGTACTGTAAACGGGCTAAATCATCTAGACAGGGGTTATTCAGGGCTTGAAAAGAAGCTCAATTCTGTTGGGGGTCACATACAGAGAAAAGACTAA
- a CDS encoding aspartate aminotransferase family protein codes for MGSSPTAPTALMETYNRLPIAFTRGKGCWLWDSNGNCFLDAVAGIATCSLGHSDRALRRELSKQLNRLQHVSNLFRIPEQEELAKWLVKNSCAQKVFFCNSGAEANEASIKLSRKYGHLIRNIENPIILSAKSSFHGRTLAALSATGQTKYHEGFGPLVKGFEFFSFNDIQSIERLLYRLEAEGPKVASVLIEPIQGEGGVNPGTKIFFKRLRELCDEYKVLLIFDEVQIGMARSGHWWGYQELGVEPDAFTIAKGLGGGHAIGALLVKEKADLFSPGDHASTFGGNPFACKAGLTVAKEIEKRKLLSNVQARGKQITSGLVQLINEFPHELKEVRGWGLLQGLVIQEDSTLIAEQLVKAAIKERLLIGSAGRKVVRIIPPLTITSNEVKKILIRLKSSLIATSK; via the coding sequence GTGGGTTCAAGTCCCACCGCTCCCACTGCTTTAATGGAAACCTACAATCGATTGCCCATTGCCTTTACTAGAGGGAAAGGTTGTTGGTTATGGGATAGCAATGGGAATTGCTTTTTGGATGCAGTTGCAGGTATAGCGACATGCTCTCTAGGTCATAGCGATAGAGCGCTTCGACGAGAGCTATCCAAACAATTAAATCGGCTGCAACATGTATCCAACCTTTTTCGCATACCTGAGCAAGAAGAACTTGCAAAATGGCTCGTTAAAAATAGTTGTGCACAGAAGGTTTTCTTTTGCAATAGTGGAGCCGAAGCCAATGAAGCATCCATAAAGCTCTCAAGAAAATATGGGCATCTAATAAGAAATATCGAAAACCCAATAATCCTTAGCGCTAAATCCAGCTTTCATGGAAGAACGCTTGCCGCACTTAGCGCCACAGGACAAACGAAATATCATGAAGGTTTTGGGCCCCTTGTTAAAGGATTTGAGTTCTTCTCATTCAATGACATTCAATCAATTGAAAGATTGCTTTATCGACTAGAAGCAGAAGGACCAAAAGTTGCCTCGGTATTAATCGAACCGATTCAGGGAGAAGGTGGTGTAAATCCTGGAACAAAAATCTTCTTCAAACGCCTAAGAGAACTTTGCGATGAATACAAAGTTCTTTTAATTTTTGACGAAGTTCAAATTGGAATGGCACGAAGTGGTCACTGGTGGGGATATCAAGAACTGGGCGTGGAGCCAGATGCATTCACAATTGCCAAAGGATTAGGAGGAGGGCATGCAATTGGAGCATTGCTTGTAAAAGAAAAGGCAGACTTATTTTCTCCTGGTGATCATGCCAGCACCTTTGGTGGGAACCCATTCGCATGCAAGGCAGGGCTAACAGTCGCTAAAGAAATTGAAAAAAGAAAATTACTTTCTAATGTTCAAGCAAGAGGTAAGCAAATTACTAGTGGTCTTGTTCAACTGATTAATGAGTTCCCACATGAACTTAAAGAAGTTAGGGGGTGGGGTCTTCTTCAAGGCCTAGTAATTCAGGAAGATTCAACGCTCATAGCAGAACAACTTGTTAAAGCTGCAATCAAAGAAAGATTACTTATAGGGTCAGCTGGAAGGAAAGTAGTACGAATAATTCCTCCGTTAACCATTACATCTAACGAAGTCAAAAAAATACTTATTCGACTGAAATCGAGTCTTATTGCTACAAGCAAATGA
- a CDS encoding bifunctional folylpolyglutamate synthase/dihydrofolate synthase produces the protein MSDSSKENLEDEFNSLIEEFSSRGVDLNIERMTKVIRSMGNLCAEIPAIQVVGTNGKGSIATLIESALKSSGIKAGITTSPHLVNWEERIRVNGEMIESLELISRLKGLRKLARKENLTPFEFLLAAAFDYFYSQKVDIMVLEVGLGGRLDATTAHPNRPIIALGSIGMDHHEFLGKTLEDIALEKIAVVTEGSFVVSAQQEPMVKKIIERKVKEKNAKLKWVKPLEESWKIGLPGKIQLKNAAVAKGALEALTALGWDINQKDIKEGFARANWPGRLQSVYWRKCPLIIDGAHNSQAMEQLSEERKSWQNQENGVTWILAIQAKKEAPKMLRTLLSKNDIAWILPIPNHLSWTKHQLENACPELSKQMKSADSVEECLKKLEGEWPNPPPVISGSLYLLGNLFSQNIITTVNSKIFN, from the coding sequence ATGAGTGATTCTTCAAAAGAAAATCTAGAGGATGAATTTAATAGTTTAATTGAAGAATTTAGCTCTCGAGGAGTAGATCTAAACATAGAGCGAATGACAAAAGTCATTCGCTCTATGGGAAATCTATGTGCTGAAATACCTGCTATTCAAGTTGTCGGGACAAATGGAAAAGGCAGTATTGCGACATTAATTGAAAGTGCTCTTAAAAGTTCTGGCATAAAAGCAGGTATTACCACCTCACCACATTTAGTGAACTGGGAAGAAAGGATCCGAGTAAATGGGGAAATGATTGAATCATTAGAGCTTATTTCTCGTTTAAAAGGCCTAAGGAAGTTGGCAAGGAAAGAGAACCTAACACCCTTTGAATTCCTCTTAGCAGCTGCCTTTGATTACTTCTACTCACAAAAAGTTGACATCATGGTTTTAGAGGTTGGCCTAGGAGGTCGCTTAGATGCCACAACCGCCCATCCGAACAGGCCAATTATTGCCTTAGGATCAATTGGGATGGATCACCATGAATTTCTAGGAAAAACATTAGAAGACATAGCACTAGAAAAAATAGCAGTTGTTACAGAAGGTTCTTTTGTAGTTAGTGCTCAGCAGGAACCTATGGTTAAAAAGATTATCGAAAGAAAGGTTAAAGAAAAAAATGCAAAATTAAAATGGGTAAAGCCATTAGAAGAGTCTTGGAAAATTGGACTGCCAGGAAAAATCCAACTCAAGAATGCTGCTGTTGCAAAAGGAGCTCTCGAAGCATTAACAGCTCTTGGATGGGACATTAATCAAAAAGATATTAAAGAAGGGTTTGCACGTGCAAACTGGCCTGGAAGATTGCAATCAGTATATTGGCGAAAGTGTCCCTTAATTATTGATGGTGCCCATAATTCACAAGCAATGGAACAACTATCTGAAGAAAGAAAAAGCTGGCAAAACCAAGAGAATGGAGTCACTTGGATCCTTGCTATACAGGCAAAAAAAGAAGCTCCAAAAATGCTTAGAACCTTATTATCAAAAAATGACATTGCTTGGATTTTACCAATACCAAACCATCTCAGCTGGACAAAGCATCAACTAGAAAATGCTTGCCCAGAGCTTTCAAAGCAAATGAAATCTGCTGATTCAGTTGAGGAGTGTCTAAAAAAACTTGAAGGGGAATGGCCTAATCCACCGCCTGTTATATCTGGCTCCCTTTACTTATTAGGGAACTTATTCTCTCAGAATATTATTACAACAGTAAATAGCAAAATTTTTAATTAA
- a CDS encoding FAD-binding oxidoreductase translates to MTTPEVFNDLCEELSTCKDIDLLTASSEIERFSKDAYEYSPVLVDSLKDCRAELVVRPQSLDAVKMVASACAIRKVPLTLRGSGTGNYGQCVPLRGGVVMLMGAFSRVESFDQKTGIVKVQPGCLLRDLERFLAIYGRQLRLVPSTWRSASVGGFFAGGSGGIGSVRWGFLRDPGHLISLEIITVERIPKQLHLDAKHAEALNHAYGTNGIVTALSLSTTRAVSWQEVSIDCSDWPEAVDLLLCCSRAAINLNLCSLVEKDIVKHLPNWYGLTSGSHRLLLLVESDSLSTVERLANSKEATFRHLGSEKDQKGAGLKELVWNHTTLHMRAANSDWTYLQMLLPQPELPVMRSLKKRWGNELLWHLEVVRQQGSQRLAALPLVKWRGKEHLEELIANCKELGAVLFNPHVLTVEEGGLGLVDGDQVAAKRRFDPHGLMNPGKLKGWSG, encoded by the coding sequence ATGACAACACCTGAAGTTTTTAATGATTTGTGCGAGGAGCTTTCTACATGCAAGGACATTGACTTGTTGACGGCCTCTTCAGAGATTGAACGTTTTTCTAAAGATGCATATGAATATTCACCTGTTCTTGTTGATTCTTTAAAGGATTGCCGCGCCGAATTGGTTGTACGTCCGCAATCATTAGATGCGGTCAAGATGGTCGCATCTGCTTGTGCCATAAGAAAGGTCCCATTAACGCTAAGGGGTTCTGGAACTGGAAATTATGGGCAATGTGTCCCTTTACGGGGAGGTGTTGTCATGCTTATGGGGGCTTTCTCAAGAGTCGAGAGCTTTGATCAAAAGACGGGAATAGTTAAGGTTCAACCAGGCTGCCTTTTAAGAGATTTAGAGAGATTTCTTGCGATTTATGGCCGTCAATTGCGTTTGGTGCCAAGCACTTGGCGAAGTGCTTCGGTTGGTGGTTTTTTTGCTGGTGGCTCAGGAGGTATAGGTTCAGTGCGGTGGGGCTTCTTGAGAGATCCAGGTCATCTCATTTCTTTGGAAATTATCACTGTTGAACGGATCCCAAAACAATTGCATTTAGATGCCAAGCATGCAGAGGCTCTTAATCATGCATATGGGACAAATGGAATTGTTACGGCACTGAGTTTGTCTACTACACGAGCGGTTTCCTGGCAGGAGGTGAGCATTGATTGTTCTGATTGGCCTGAAGCCGTTGACCTTTTGCTCTGTTGTAGTCGAGCAGCAATTAATTTAAATTTATGCTCTTTAGTAGAAAAAGATATTGTTAAACATCTTCCAAATTGGTATGGGTTGACGTCTGGAAGCCATCGTCTCCTTTTGCTTGTGGAGTCTGATTCTCTCTCTACAGTTGAGCGTCTAGCAAACTCTAAAGAAGCTACTTTTAGGCATTTAGGGTCTGAAAAGGATCAAAAAGGTGCTGGTTTAAAGGAACTTGTTTGGAATCACACTACTCTTCATATGCGAGCTGCAAATTCTGATTGGACATATTTACAGATGCTTTTGCCACAGCCTGAATTGCCCGTTATGCGATCTTTGAAAAAGAGATGGGGGAATGAATTGCTTTGGCATTTAGAAGTTGTTCGACAGCAAGGGAGTCAACGTCTAGCAGCTTTGCCTTTAGTGAAGTGGAGAGGCAAGGAGCATTTAGAGGAGTTGATTGCAAATTGTAAGGAGCTTGGAGCAGTCTTGTTCAACCCTCATGTACTTACTGTTGAGGAAGGTGGGTTAGGACTTGTTGATGGTGATCAAGTTGCTGCTAAAAGGAGATTTGATCCTCATGGTTTGATGAATCCTGGCAAGTTAAAAGGGTGGAGTGGGTAG
- a CDS encoding amidohydrolase family protein, protein MNELEALVPRSLIVLDRGGSCLVGANFEGLSHIRLGWDSGFIRTIEEVKGASSSPGQLLLPRLIEPHAHLDKAFSWPDYHNFSGHYFQALTVNHQEHKVRSKQCVLERSERAIKLAVGNGIRAIRTHIDSFGDIRSPSWEALVDIKNQWKQKIEIQLVALTPIDFWGTNSGRHMAKDIAKSGGLIGGVVPSSPRRASLRKDLKKMLIIADELGCGVDLHIDESHENPAFGVKSLLSALDDLRITIPITCSHLSSLSLLPPSSLLRIAERIALHGVSVVAMPLTNSWLLGGRRCSNPSVRPVAPICALQKAGVSVAVGGDNVQDPWFPAGNFDPLALMGFSLPISQLAPWERLGLAPFTTSAAQIMGLSWEGSLQIGSPADFVLLEADGWAAALATPPKRKVMIGGSWLDSISKI, encoded by the coding sequence ATGAATGAATTAGAAGCGTTAGTTCCAAGAAGCCTAATAGTGCTTGATCGGGGGGGGTCCTGTTTAGTAGGGGCAAATTTTGAGGGACTTAGTCATATTCGTTTGGGATGGGATTCAGGTTTTATTAGGACAATTGAGGAGGTGAAAGGGGCCTCCAGTTCACCTGGTCAGTTATTACTTCCAAGATTAATTGAGCCCCATGCACACCTTGATAAGGCTTTCTCTTGGCCTGATTACCATAATTTTTCTGGTCATTATTTTCAGGCCCTTACTGTTAATCATCAAGAACATAAGGTACGGAGTAAGCAGTGTGTTTTGGAGAGATCAGAACGTGCAATAAAGCTTGCAGTTGGGAATGGAATAAGAGCAATTAGAACTCATATTGATAGTTTTGGAGATATTCGGTCCCCATCCTGGGAGGCTTTGGTCGACATTAAAAATCAATGGAAACAAAAAATAGAGATTCAGCTGGTTGCCCTTACCCCTATTGACTTTTGGGGAACGAATAGCGGTAGGCATATGGCAAAAGATATTGCGAAATCTGGTGGATTAATAGGGGGAGTTGTTCCTTCCTCACCGAGAAGGGCTTCTTTAAGAAAAGATTTGAAAAAGATGCTAATCATTGCAGATGAATTGGGATGTGGTGTCGATCTGCATATTGATGAAAGCCATGAAAACCCTGCTTTTGGAGTTAAAAGTTTGTTAAGTGCTCTTGATGATTTGAGAATAACTATTCCAATTACTTGTAGTCATTTGAGTAGTTTGAGTTTGCTACCTCCCTCTTCGTTATTAAGAATCGCTGAACGAATTGCTTTACATGGTGTGAGTGTAGTGGCGATGCCCCTAACAAATTCTTGGTTGTTAGGAGGTAGAAGATGTTCAAACCCTTCGGTTCGTCCAGTCGCCCCAATCTGTGCCCTTCAGAAGGCAGGTGTTTCTGTTGCGGTTGGTGGGGATAATGTTCAAGACCCGTGGTTCCCTGCTGGCAATTTTGATCCCTTAGCCTTGATGGGGTTCTCACTGCCGATTTCGCAGTTAGCACCTTGGGAACGTTTAGGGCTTGCTCCATTTACTACTTCCGCTGCACAAATCATGGGACTTTCTTGGGAAGGATCTTTACAGATAGGAAGTCCTGCTGATTTCGTTCTTTTGGAGGCAGATGGTTGGGCAGCAGCTCTTGCAACTCCTCCCAAACGAAAAGTCATGATTGGTGGAAGTTGGCTTGATTCGATATCCAAAATTTGA
- a CDS encoding DUF4359 domain-containing protein has translation MNLKNKFGHNWDQLGISLLGFVAIAGCASALFYTNPSLEEYSSYAGGKLVKIGTEELCDRGVFPKMSNLFLENCPKLISTQRDALGNITAKFTTRWNFGLFSLYTTKVGGEDFLAFLDLPEYKIKTFGVAGQFLSWGVHVKRVESN, from the coding sequence GTGAATCTCAAAAACAAATTTGGTCATAATTGGGACCAGCTCGGAATCTCTTTGTTGGGTTTTGTAGCGATTGCAGGTTGTGCGTCGGCATTGTTTTATACCAACCCTTCTCTGGAAGAATACAGTTCCTATGCTGGAGGAAAATTAGTCAAGATAGGAACCGAAGAATTATGTGACAGGGGTGTGTTCCCCAAGATGTCGAACCTTTTTTTGGAGAATTGTCCAAAGTTAATATCAACACAAAGAGATGCTTTGGGAAATATCACAGCAAAGTTCACAACCAGATGGAATTTTGGCTTGTTTAGTCTCTATACAACAAAAGTGGGAGGAGAGGACTTCCTTGCCTTTTTGGATTTGCCCGAGTACAAAATTAAAACTTTTGGAGTGGCAGGGCAGTTTCTCTCTTGGGGAGTTCACGTTAAAAGGGTGGAATCCAATTAG
- the miaB gene encoding tRNA (N6-isopentenyl adenosine(37)-C2)-methylthiotransferase MiaB, with amino-acid sequence MGQGRSYWITTFGCQMNKADSERMAGILESIGYTQANAELEADLVLYNTCTIRDNAEQKVYSYLGRQALRKQKDPRITLVIAGCVAQQEGEALLRRVPEIDLVMGPQHANRLETLLEQVNNGQQVVAINDHHILEDITTARRDSNVCAWVNVIYGCNERCTYCVVPSVRGKEQSRRPDAIRLEIETLAKLGYKEITLLGQNIDAYGRDLPGITPEGRRENTLTDLLRFIHDVPGIERIRFATSHPRYFTERLISACADLPKVCEHFHIPFQSGSNEILKKMARGYSIEKYLKIIQKIREKTPNAAISSDVIVAFPGETDEQFRETLSIIEEIGFDQINTAAYSPRPNTPSAEWSNQVPEELKIERLKKINSLVEKIALQKNLRYSNQKEEVLAEGFNPKNPNQLMGRTRTNRITFFDSKGPDGSTYTPGDLVDVLINNVRSFSLSGTPL; translated from the coding sequence ATGGGCCAAGGACGAAGCTATTGGATTACGACCTTTGGCTGTCAGATGAATAAGGCCGATTCAGAGCGAATGGCTGGAATTCTTGAATCGATTGGATATACCCAAGCTAATGCAGAGCTTGAAGCTGATCTTGTCCTCTATAACACCTGTACCATTAGAGATAATGCTGAGCAAAAAGTTTACAGCTATCTTGGTAGACAAGCCCTAAGGAAACAAAAAGACCCACGCATAACACTTGTAATAGCAGGTTGTGTGGCTCAGCAAGAGGGAGAGGCATTGCTAAGAAGAGTGCCTGAAATTGATCTTGTAATGGGGCCTCAACATGCAAACCGTTTAGAGACGCTTCTTGAGCAGGTTAATAATGGTCAACAAGTGGTTGCAATAAATGATCACCACATTCTTGAAGATATAACCACAGCTCGCCGAGACAGCAATGTATGCGCATGGGTGAATGTTATTTACGGCTGCAATGAACGTTGCACTTACTGCGTTGTACCTTCAGTAAGAGGAAAAGAACAATCTCGGAGGCCCGACGCTATCCGCTTAGAAATCGAAACCCTAGCAAAGCTTGGATACAAAGAAATAACCTTATTAGGACAAAATATTGATGCCTATGGTCGAGATCTTCCTGGCATAACTCCTGAAGGCCGAAGGGAAAATACATTGACGGATCTTCTACGTTTCATACATGATGTTCCGGGAATAGAACGAATTCGTTTTGCTACTAGTCACCCTAGATATTTCACAGAAAGGCTTATCTCTGCTTGTGCTGACCTTCCAAAGGTTTGCGAGCATTTCCATATCCCATTTCAAAGTGGAAGCAATGAAATTCTTAAAAAAATGGCAAGGGGTTACTCCATTGAAAAGTATCTAAAAATCATTCAAAAGATTAGGGAAAAAACACCTAATGCAGCAATCAGTTCTGATGTAATAGTTGCCTTCCCTGGAGAAACTGATGAACAATTTCGTGAAACACTTTCAATAATTGAGGAAATAGGTTTTGATCAAATAAATACCGCAGCATATTCACCTAGACCTAACACGCCTTCAGCAGAATGGTCCAATCAAGTTCCAGAAGAATTAAAAATAGAACGTCTTAAGAAAATCAACTCACTAGTTGAAAAGATTGCATTACAAAAGAACCTTAGATATTCAAACCAAAAAGAAGAGGTTTTGGCAGAAGGGTTCAACCCTAAGAACCCAAATCAGCTAATGGGAAGAACACGTACCAACAGAATCACATTTTTCGATTCAAAAGGTCCTGATGGGTCAACTTATACCCCTGGCGATCTAGTGGATGTGTTAATAAACAATGTGAGATCGTTCTCGCTTAGTGGGACTCCTCTTTGA